The genomic DNA TTCTATTGACCAACAATATAAGAATATAACTCAATTATGCTTACAGACTTGTGCTACTGCCTAGCATAATAATACAACCCAACATATGTTTACAGACTTTTCCCTACTACCTAACATATGGATACATCTTTAGTACATACAAGACAACATGCATAGATTACATTCTCACAATGCCTATCTATTTATATATCGGAGTCTGATCCACACAACCCCAACAAAGCCAACTGCCCACGCAGCCCACACAGTCCCAGCAGAAGCAACTGCCGGCGGTTACAAGCAGTTTCCTGATTTTGAATGCCTCCAATCAGTTATTTCCCACCAAGTCTTGAACCATACCTGCAAGGTAGTTATCCCAGCCACCCACTAGTACATATTCCAGAacttatgcatatatatatcTCAGCCCCCATGTGCCACACATGTGCCTACAGTTTTGACCATGCCTTAGTCATCTTGGACTCCCAACTTAGCTCCCAGCTCAGTGTTGCCCACCAAGGCCGGCCCTTGGGTAAGGCGACCAAGGCGGCTGCCTAGGGCACCACCGCGCACAGGGGCACCAAAATATTTCAATAACATATGTATATAGgtgtatttattttttatattatttatttttttatttttttttattttaaaatacaaattttaatTAGAATACATTAACATATATGTGATTGGGGGacatattaaaattttaaaatatattattatctttgtgataactttattttaaaattaaaatataatttactttaatttactttaaaaatataattaataaatttatttaataaacgaaacaaagtaaaaatgtgaaaggttTGGAGAAATTGAGTTTTTGGACTATGCGCGTCTATACCCATTACCCCAGATGGCCAGATGAAGTCATATAACAAAAGTACAAAATCCTCTCCTTCACTCTGCTTAGCTACCGAATAAAATACAGAACACAGATTGTTCTCTGTTCATTctgaatatcaattatcaaatcaCTGGAAATCATCGACTCATCGTGAAGATCAGATCATCTTTGCTTTGCAATTCAGCAATTATAACACATGTATGGTTTAAAGATTTCTATTCTAACTACTTTTTTAATAATATTGTAATTTActatttgtttattattatttttcaatttaagGATTTGATGTGAATAATTAGAGAATAATTGAGATTTGTTTTTGTAAAAAGTAGTATGTCTTTTGTGATTCACTGATTTGGGGTTGGTGACTAAAATTAATTACATTATTTTGTTTGATGACTAGATAATTTGAAAATGAAGCGTAACCAGTTATCGGGGCATCAAAAAAGGCAAAAGAAATTGAAAGCGGCGGAAGCAGAGAAATTGCAAATGGGCTCTCTTGACAAGTTTTTTGGGAAAAAAACAACTAATAGTGGTGATATTGGGGTTCCTATTGAGAATATAGATATTAGAAAAGAATCTGAGAATGAAGCTACATATACTGAATTTGAGCAGGAGACTGAAACTGAGGAGCCAGAAACTCAAAATTTAAAAGATGGGCTTGTCGAGAATAATGTAGAAGAGACTGAGAAAGAAATTTCAGATGTTAGTATCAATTATGATCCTGGTACGTGGAAGAAAATTGATCAGTGGCTACGAGATTCATTGGTAAGAAAAGGACCTATCAGAATAAATCTTGTGCTTTGTGATATGGCAAACTGTTGTATCAAGGGGTCTAATTTTGTTGGGGTTATACAAAGATTATACACTTTGTTTTCATCTTCAACACAGCGATGGGAAATTCTCAAGAAATTTGTTAACGGCCTAACATTAAAGCCACTGTGTGCAACAAGATGGGAAAGTCACATCGAAAGCGTGAGAGCGGTAAGATTTCAGACTTTTAAACTAAGAGATGCATTGGTTCATCTTAGTAATATAACTCAAGACTCTATGATAAGGTGTGAAGATAGAAGTTTAGTTGAAAATGAAATTGAGAGTTTTGAGTTTCTATTTTCTATGTGCATCTGGTTTAACTTGTTAAATATAATTAATGCAGTTAGTAAATTCTTACAACTTGAAgatattgatattgatattgCATTGTCAATATTGGAAGAACTTATAAATTTCTTTAATGAGTTTAGAGAAACTGGTTATGACTCTTGTAAGAAGGAGGC from Apium graveolens cultivar Ventura chromosome 5, ASM990537v1, whole genome shotgun sequence includes the following:
- the LOC141723395 gene encoding uncharacterized protein LOC141723395 isoform X2, which produces MKRNQLSGHQKRQKKLKAAEAEKLQMGSLDKFFGKKTTNSGDIGVPIENIDIRKESENEATYTEFEQETETEEPETQNLKDGLVENNVEETEKEISDVSINYDPGTWKKIDQWLRDSLRWEILKKFVNGLTLKPLCATRWESHIESVRARNWL
- the LOC141723395 gene encoding uncharacterized protein LOC141723395 isoform X1; this translates as MKRNQLSGHQKRQKKLKAAEAEKLQMGSLDKFFGKKTTNSGDIGVPIENIDIRKESENEATYTEFEQETETEEPETQNLKDGLVENNVEETEKEISDVSINYDPGTWKKIDQWLRDSLVRKGPIRINLVLCDMANCCIKGSNFVGVIQRLYTLFSSSTQRWEILKKFVNGLTLKPLCATRWESHIESVRARNWL